Part of the Catalinimonas alkaloidigena genome is shown below.
ACCATGCCGCACGGCTCCCGCATTACGCCCGATGGGATGCATCAATATTCGGTAGGCATGATGTCAGGAGAACTTTTTGAGATCAATACCATGACGCTGGAAGTATCGCGTATTCTCAAGCTGGATACCAACGAAGCGATTGACCCTGAAATGGAAGATGCTCATGCCATACACGAAGGTCATAATATGAGTGACAACAATACGATGGCTACGATGAGCGATATGGCAGCGATGGAGCATCAGCATTCACCCACCAAGCCTACCTGGGTGATGCCTCACCCTACCAAGCCGCTGGCTTATGTAGCTGGTAATGGCTCCGATGAAATTCTGGAGGTTGATCTGGATGCCTGGAAGATCGTTGACCGATTCAAAGGGGGCAAAGGGCCGTATAATCTGGACATCACGCCAGATGGCAGCAAACTGGTCGTAAGCTACAAAAGCGATGGCAGTACCGGTGTCTGGGATTTGAGGAAGAAAAAAGAAATCGCCCGCATAGAGAACCTTCGCAAAGTTACGCATGGAGTAGCCATGTCGCCCGACAGCCGTTATGCTTTTGTTTCTGTAGAAGGCATAGGAGGAGAGCCGGGCACGATGGAAGTGATTGACCTGAAGAAAGGCAGGCGTGTCGCTTATGCCGAACTGGGCAAGCAGGCCGGAGGCATCGCCTTCTGGAAGATGGAAAATTAAAAAGTTTACCCTGAATTTATTTCAGGGTCTAACTTGAATTTATTCCTGATAGAGCGGCAGCCGCCTGGCAACAGTCAAATGATCTTGACGAACAATGATACGGCAATACAGTGCTCCCTGGCTTTCCCCTTGACCTTTCTGAGGTGGAAGAAATATGAAGATGGAAGTCGGGCGACTGAAGAC
Proteins encoded:
- a CDS encoding YncE family protein, whose amino-acid sequence is MKKICISAAIILICLHTLQAQDYYVYVAAESEDEVALIKFDGEKAETIKRIPVGVWPAEIEGPHGMTVAPDGKHWYLSMAHGNPFGYLYKFETGSDEKVGETTLGLFPASMQISPANGLLFVVNFNLHGDMVPSTISVVDPETMSELKQVTVGTMPHGSRITPDGMHQYSVGMMSGELFEINTMTLEVSRILKLDTNEAIDPEMEDAHAIHEGHNMSDNNTMATMSDMAAMEHQHSPTKPTWVMPHPTKPLAYVAGNGSDEILEVDLDAWKIVDRFKGGKGPYNLDITPDGSKLVVSYKSDGSTGVWDLRKKKEIARIENLRKVTHGVAMSPDSRYAFVSVEGIGGEPGTMEVIDLKKGRRVAYAELGKQAGGIAFWKMEN